AGAGCGAGAAATTCAGTTAATCAAATTATATTTGGATTTTCTAGAAAAAATaggcagcccagtgcactaaggCTCCCGCTATGTGGGTCGGGAAAGGGCCTATGTGGGTCGGGGAAGGGCCCGACCACAAGGGTCAATTGTACGCAGCCTTGCCTTGCATTTATACAAGAGGGTGTTTTCAAGGGTTGATAGATATATAAAAACATCTTTCGGATAGATATATAAAAACTTCTTTAAAAAGGTCTATTAAAAATCAAAAGCATGAATTGCAACTCTTTTGCCTTAATTCAGTAAACTACCAGAACAAAACCCTCACCGCTATTAATTCCACATCTACTATGTAAATGTTAACCCATAAGCACATGCATTGAGATTAACAATAAGTAAGTTGATTAGATAGCATTTGCAATCAAGGAAATATCCATCTTTGACAactagagaaagagagaagatcATAAATTTACCACATAAGAGCATGACAAATCAGATTTTATTTCATAGAACAAGAGCAAGTGGACATGTACAAATAACAATTTACTAAAGCACCATCACGAAATATAAAGCATTGTTAACTTACAAAGCTAGTCTATAACTTGATCCTGGCTGGTTCAAGTTTATTATCAAAGTGAATTCAAACAAGAGATTACCTTAAGATGTgtgttttttccttttccttcaaTGTTATTACAACAGCTAGACACACCGGAAGAAAGTGCAGAGAGCAGAGCACCCACCAAACACAAATTTGTTCACTGCCTAACAAATGTTTTGCCATTGATGCAGCAAAGGGTGTGTGTGAAAGGAGATTCTAGGAAGTAAGAAAACCACTTGAATTAGAGGTGTACAATCAGCACATGTTCAAGATGGAGCTATGCAACAAATGGCAAGAAACCAGGGCACACCCCTATAGAAACCCCCACCGATATAGAGACAACTGCCAATTTGCTCATATGGCATTGAGGATCTTCTTCCAGTCCTCAGTCTACAATACTGACGTATGCCACATGGTCCTCAATGGTGGTCCCTGTCCCTGCGGCTATCGTTGCCACTTCTGCCACGCACTCACCCAGACTAGGAGAAACTCATGAGATCACCCAACAATACTACCAGGTCTTTGTTTCTCAAGCCTTAATTTGACACACATTTCAAAATGATTATACAAATAGTAATAACTTGATGATGGTAAGACCAGTACTCTCAAATTGAAAGACTGTTTATAACCTAGACTGTTTATAACCAAGTAAAATAATTGGAACAATTGTGCACAAAGAATGAATGCAAATTGAGAAATGGCTTTGTAAGTAAAGAATAATTGCATCACAAGTCAAGAGGATGATGTTGCAATAAAGTGACCGACTTAATTGCACACAAGGTAAATAGTATGTGAAATGAACACCATCCCATCCATCAGCAAGCTAAAATCATGCTCAAGTTGAAGCATAGTAACACCATACATGGATTACTTCACCAAATCAAGAAATCAACTATACttccatacaaaaaaaaaaagatgaggcaAACTATACAAATCCTTTCAATATATTCAAAAGAATTTATCAGAGAATTTTACCCAAAGAATCCCATCCATCAGCAAGCTAAAATCATGCTCAAGTTGAAGCATAGTAACACCATACATGGATTACTTCACCAAATCAAGAAATCAACTATACttccatacaaaaaaaaaaaaaaagatgaggcaAACTATACAAATCCTTTCAACATATTCAAAAGAATTTATCAGAGAATTTTACCCAAAgaatgcaataaaatggttattgGAATAAGCGCACATCATATACACAGGTAACAGTACGTAATTGTGGGACAAATGCCCAATCAGTTGAACTATAATTCAACAAGAAGGTGTCAATACTCTACACATACACATCAGTTTTGCAACAGAAAGAAAACATAACCATAGTATATAGCAATACCAAAACACCcatgaaattaaataatatttcaatGTATACTGTCAGCAATCAACAAGGAGAGACCAAATTACAATATGGTAAAAGTTGATTCATTGACTAGGAACAACATTCTATTTTACATTATCCcatcaaaacacaatataaaaactcaaaaaaaaaaaaattatcaactctAACACCACCAAACCCTAATAACCAATTCTCAAAATAACCCAACAAAACAAATTTAAGAGCTTGTAAACTTGGTAACAGCTTTAGTCCCTTCAGAAACAGCATGTTTAGCCAATTCACCAGGCAAGACCAATCTAACAGCAGTCTGAATTTCCCTAGATGTAATCGTAGGTTTCTTATTATACCTCGCAAGTTTAGATGATTCCTGCGCCAATTTCTcaaatatatcattaataaaacTGTTCATTATCCCCATCGCTTTGCTTGAAATACCAATATCAGGATGCACTTGTTTCAGCACTTTGAATATATAGATCTTGTACGTTTCGGAACtcttcttcaccttcttctttttcttttctccgATACCGGGGCCGACATCCTTCGGCGGAAGCTTCTTTCCGGCTTTTGGCTTCTTCTCCGCCGGAGGTTTTTCATCGGACGGTTTTTCCGATGCCGGAGTCTTCTCGGCGGGCTTCTTTTCTGCCTTTGGAGCCATAACTAGTGTAGAAATTAAGCGAAGATTCGAGAAAGATGGAAAGGGAAATTTTTCAATTGATGGAAAAGAATGGGTGTGGGTTTGGTATTTATAGGCAATTGAGATTTGTTCTGATTGGAGAAGGAGATTGGCGAGGATCGATGACGTGGACTGATTATAAGCGTTGATTTAGTTAGAGGTTGCAGGAAGATCGACGGCCATGAGAGGTTAGTTGAGCTGTGCACGTGTAGATCATTTGTTTCGGAAATAATGGCGTCAAATGAGGGGGAGGAATGAGTAAAAACAACACTAGATTTCTCGTTTGTTAGGTTGTTACTATCTAAAAATTTGGTTTAAAGTTCTTTCCTcattggaaaaaataattaaggaaatagatttttttttttttttttttttttggtaatatagGATAGTTATGGGAAAAGAGTCAAATATGCccctaaattttgtaaaaatatttagatatatcCTTCGTTAAAAGTTTAGCTCATCAATGTCTTTGTCGTCCAAGTTTTGGTTCATATATATTCCTGTAGTCAAGTTTTGGATCATATATACCCCTATTGTCAAGTTTTGGATCATATATACCTCTGTCGTCGTTAATTGCTTTGCTGAAATTTCTCaaccattttttcctttttttcttaagaATTTATATTTGTCACATCATTTTTTATTGTCACATCATATATAATTAAATTCACCCCTTCTTCTACACATCAAACGTCCGTCAAATGCTATCATTTACCTCacaatctttttggattttctctaattttttgaaatttctttgttGTATTTTCAGATTCTTCTGTAACCGCTCCTctcatacacacatatatatacgtataaaAGATATCTTTTTAATTGACAACTTGGTTTTTTTGTCTCTATATGGACTGTCTCTTTTACACTTCTACATCTCAATTTTTTTACTTggatttttcttattcttcttatacTTGATGTTGGAATTGACAGTAGTGCAAAAAATAGAGTTGACtgatataatactaaaataatttgtagtTGGAAAGTactttaattcttgttttttatCGCAATCATGCATCGAGTTTTTATGGGGTATTCTtgacctttttcatttttaacttgatgattcttggggttatgcaagAATCTGAAAAATACAACAAAGGAATTtcgaaaaattagagaaaatccaAAGAGATTGTGAGGTAGATGAGAGCATTTGATAGACGTTTAATGTGTAGAAGAGGGGGTGGATTTAATTATATGTGATGTGGAAATAAAAAGTGATGTGACAAATATAAttccttaagaaaaaaaaaaagaaaaaaggggttGAGAAATTCCAGCAAAGCAATTAATGACGACAGAGGTATATATGACCCAAAACTTGGCAATAGGGGTATATGTGACCCAAAACTTGACTACACGGTATATATGAACCAAAACTTAGACGGCAAGGGCATTGGTGAGCTAAACTTTTAACAGAGAGTATATCTGAATATTTTTGCAAAGTTTAGGGACATATTTAACTCTTTTCCCTTATATTAGCATTATATCAAaaaactgtaacgccccgagtctgtaccccggacgctacacagtgctcataatttTGAAGGACAAGAAGTTAATCCATggctggtacctactgcaataactgaataataatacagtagtatgcaaaaattaggcgaaaaacatgtcataaggttcaatactgaaataaaactaataaggtataacaataccaaaactgaaacatctgtctgaaaatactctagtctgaaaaagtcTCTAAACTGCCTGAaagatggagttgatgggacaagcccccaactaactccaacaactgaATTTGTACTGATAAACCgaaatattgaagaaaataatcatgtccttgaactatgagaactcatcactaactctgattgctgaagaTCTGAAcggctaagggtgctcgggagcccgtgcatctgaacctatgatataaaacatcatagtgcaagagaaaagtatgcgtcagtactttgaatatactggtatgataaatgaggtaggctgaaatgcatgggttcatacgcatgaacaatactgactaaatgacatgaatataactgaataagagtacatgtatgaatacgtatactataaTCTGAGAAcgtgataacactagatactgagttttgaattactgatttactgatatttgagcttactaatactatattactgataactaaataattgtatctgacagtcttaattctgtggaactatgttgagtttcgtactaagctgagtgactgtgtctgacagtcctgaatctgtagaactgaactgagttctatactgatactgaatctaaaactgagactgtgagagttaattatctaaccaacatacccctttctgaatagattggggggtctaacctgtaacaccagctggaagggtgtcagtaccgtgccacgggtaaagacaactggcTATGGGGTCAGTCCTagtctagcgggtgacccctgagatcagtcctaaactagcgggtgatccctgagtatgtcagtcctatctaacgggtgacatctcataacctacgctggctacgtagttctggaacttaggaattgcttctagggacccagtcctagctgacatgtgagcccccatccctaggctcactcggtggtgaatcctactcccaaccgaaagacactgaattgattcctagactgtactaggcttgactgaactgttactgatcgtactgtttaactaaactgaactgagttcgctgagttccgttgactgacagaatattactgaattttattaactaattgaatactactaagttctgttagctgactgagtttactgaggttggaactgaatactgaattgggctggactgattctgagttctctgagtactgaactgattctgactgaattttgtgaactgattgagtttactgagttctgaactgaatactacagtgttctaaactgaatattgaactgagactgattactgagtactactgaattTTTCTGAGtcttgtaactgactgagagtactactgattgtgacatgactgagattattctgtaactgatactggctctaggtaaacagctaaattttcggatataaataccctcaggactcgatagcataaaaagtagaGCAAAGCATAGTCGTAAAAGTCATAACAATATATGCTAGTCCAtagttcattcatagagacatttacTCTAATaattgtaatgcattaacttgtacatgaacgGGGAATGTATGTTACCAtgttataatttcattattcaactcacatgaacaattcatcaaacacttggagggcatAATACATGCACATAACACTAGATAACATGAGAGCATTACAATTTCAACACCAAATTCACAATCTCAAGGCTTTAGCATGAATTCACATGACACTACACATATAATAAATGATTTCTCATGAATCTTAcaactaatcatggattagaaaatcccatcaacataataatcatgaacatagtcaaatcaaatcatgaatttcattaAACCTTTTAACTTGTAGTTtcaaaaaggtttcttgaactctaagggtggaagaaaatgcttggatgaacacttaacataccttggttgctaaattcctgaagaacaatggtggaaattttgagccttgtctttgaaattaaatctcctagggtttgttcttgagatctacttgagagaaaagagtgtaacTTGCTTTGTGGGGGctgaattttatgttttagggGCTGGGTCGAAGTGGGGAAAATATctcaaatacccctctggacgttgtttttaattactgaaaactggTTTAGCGATGCGCAGACCGACTCATCgtatcattggcatcgatgcgatggcTAACGCGCCATATCAAGTCTGTGTCAGTTCACTGGAATTCGCACTGAGAgctagggaaaaatactcatcgacGCGATGGACGACGCGGCgcgtcgatccactggtttgagctttcgaATGTGATccaaataaagttttaaaaattcaaaacttgtccgagaatacccactgacatttctgatcatgattcaacctaaaaatcattactttaaggtcatgagggtcgtgaaatagagtttccaacctACGAAGggtaaaataaattctaagtgtaaacactttgctgaaatttctaagtttgggacctcttttcaagctttaacggattGAGTTAGGCTTAGATTTTGTGGGCTCTTACAAAAACACTGCATAGAGGAGCTTGGTGGCGCTGCCACCATAGTATTTGCATATTGTGCAATATTTACAAACCATCCAATCGTAGTAGTAGGCAAACTAATAGTAGTAGTAGGCAAACTAGTGTTAACAGTAGGTATATTAATAGTGACACTAGGCAGCAAGACTCCACAGGCCTTAACACGTCTAGTAGTAATGTCTCCCCGTTCATCAGCCCATAAAATTTGTACAGATTGTTGAGGAGGCACCCAAAAATTAGTATTAAACATAACCGGAGAAATAACATCAAAGCTGGACGGTAGTGTAGTAATAATGGCCCTTCTTGCTAAGCTATCCATAAGTCTGTTCTGCTCTCCGTAGATATGGATAAGCGGTAAACTACCCAGACGTTGGAGGAGGGACCTGCAATCAACCAATAAAGCAAAGTTGTTAGAATTATATTCTGCATTACTAAGCAAATTAATTAGGTGCTCCGCGTCAATGTTTATTTCTAATGGCCCAAGGTTATTCTCTACTGCCAACTGCAAGCCTAAAAAATCCTGTAGGTCATGATGAAATATATCTTTCGGTATTGCATATGCAGTGAACCCCATTACCCATTTTCTGCTACTATTTTAAAAAACACCCCCCAAACTAACTATTTATTGGTTGAAAGATAAGAATTTATCAGTGTTTAGCATTAGGTATCTGCTCTTTGGAGGATTTTATTTTACATACAGAGTAAAAGGATTGCAATTGTCCCTTGGTTCACCTACTAAAATCCAATACTCGGTAGCCAAGTTTTGTGCGAGAGCTGGTGATGGAGGTTCAAGATGGCCTTCGAATATATGTTTATTACGGTTGGTCCAAATAACCCATAGGTAGTAGGGAATTAGGGCGTTAAAAGGTATCATGAGATAGCAGTAGTCGTGTCTTTGAAGGGAATTAGAGGGTTAAAAGGTATCATGGGGGAGCAGTAGTCGTGCCTTTGAATGGTATGTTTTAGCCAAACAATAAAGGAATCAACAGAAATAAGGGCCTGAGAGAAGAGCCAGTATTTGATAATAATTTTTCCCAAAGTACTCAAGTTTCGGGCAGAAAGAGAAAATATGTGATATAGTTTTAGGCACAGAGTTGTTACAATACTTGCAATTTGGTGACTCCATGCACGATATATAGTGTAGATGTGCCGATGTTGGAGGACGAGTAAGAAGTAACAATCATAGAAAATGCTTGATTTTTGGGACGACATTTTGCTTTCAAATGCAAATAAAATCCCATGAAGCCATAGTATGCAAATTCTCTATAGTTATTTGGTTATAACAACTACAAACTGCAAACTTTTTGGTGTTAGTGAGACCCCACTTAATTCGATCATAGGTATTTGTGTATATAGAAAAATAAGGGGATTGTATTTTGTTAAAAATTGGAGCAGGAATTTTAAAAGGGATGTCAATTCAACTTTAGTTTACAGAAATTGGGCAAAAACTGAAACAATCCATGGGGATTTCTCATGCATCTGTGGTTATTGCAACCTCAAAGACTCATTTTTGTCTGCCAACTGAAATGACTGCCTACCAATTTGGgaaatgagagagaaaaagtgaGAGGGAAATAAGAGGGTCGATATAATTGGGAAAGTGAGGGAAAATAATAGCGGGGAAAAGGaaaatgttaaattttttttttattatagcgGGGGACAAAACCCCCCACAAATTTATGTTTCATGATAAAATAAGCGTTGATTATTTTTGGCATATAACGGGGGTTTAAAACCTCCGCAACTTTATATATTTTAGCAGCAGATTTTTAACTcctgcaattcatataattttgcGTAGGTTAATATAACCTCCACAAATAAACCCCCGCAATTTGACCTGTTTTTGTAGTGTATCTATTTTCAGTAGTGAGCCACTTTTTGTCCAACCTTATGCAGGATATCTAAATCATAAAATTCACCCGGCAATTTCGAAAGACGAATCCAGATTGCCGTGTAAGAGACGTTTTCCCTTAAGGCAACAAACTTTGGTTTCCATCACTGTGCCGATAGATAGCTATTTAGGACGAACCATGGTCTATCATGTAACACATAGAGCATGTTTTGTTCCTTTGTGAATTTTAttaggaagtagttttctcttaGGTCAACAAGATTGAGTTCTTCTAATGGTTTCCAGATACTAGTTAGCTTTTGTTTAAGGATTTGATGCCTCATTTTTCGGCCAATAAGCTTGATTATTATAGAGAACTGCCATGTCTTGTAAATGTGATTTTTATCCTTAGACGTAAGGAGTATTAAGTTTTGATCATCATTTTCTTGAGTGGTTTCATCTTCCATGTCTATTAGAGGCCTATAGATAGAGGTATTTACAGTTTGTAGGTGGGGAGAGGCCATTAATTTTTCCAAGTAGGACAAGTTTCCACCTGCCTGAGGTTCAGCGGGATTGGTAGAAGCTATCTGCATGCTAGAGTTAATAATTAAAGCTGAAAGGAAAGGTATAGTTACAGTAGGAAATGGAGAAGTAATTGAGAGAAGGGAGAGGATTTCTCTATCTAACCCATGACTTCGTCGGCAGTAATTAGGAAAAATAATACTAGTTCTGAGTAattgcaatattgtgattttcatCCTTTCATTATTCAATCAAACATATTTAATGTTTAATTATATTAGGCCCCGTTTggtcataaaaatataatttttcggAGTAGGAAATAGAATTAGAATTGTGTTTGGCcaagaatataaattaaagttgtttttgaaattttgtaagGAAGTAGgagtgaaaaaaaagtgaaaacaagtttttcatgttttcacttttccaaaatacaatttcaaattgtatttgaaattttcatgcccAAACACtatagtttttacttttttttagtaaagtgaaataatttttcgaaaaaagtgaaaaaaatactCATGACCAAACGACTACTAAATGTGCTAAATTACTTCTTGAAGCTAACTGTATACTAGTTTTGGAGTTTATCATGCATTTGTACATTTTCAATTATCAAAATGCTCATTTCAGACCTCCAATTTTCATTTTGAGCATGAAAATTTAGAGAAATGAAGCGAAGTCCACAATATCGAGCCATTATTgatgtttcaattattttatgtACTCCTTCGTTCGCTATTGCTTGTCATAATTTGAAAAGCTCACCCATCAATAAAATAATCATTGATAGAGTGACTTTACAAAATTGCTCCTAATTAATGATTGTGTCATGCATTAAGTaaaatcaaatttcaatattGATGGAGTAATTATTTCAATAATGCCAGAACATTTTATTGAGTAAATGTGTAGTTCACTCTTTTATTAATGAAATCGTTCTTCCGTTCAATTTTAGAGGTAAATTATactttggtttaattttttttaaaaattcgtTTCTTtagttgaattcaaataaaaaaaaattggagcaaaataatttaaacttttacactatTTTTATAAAAACTTCAACTTTTCCACCAAATATTTCATTATAAAAATGCTTCAATGAAATGAGAGTTCAAACAGTAATAGATACAAgacaaaatcaataaagtgtaCTGAATCAAATCGATTTAAATATTCTCGTTGAGTTGGATAATATGGTGGTGCACAATATATATGCTTGATCTCAATGTTGTTGTAAACTCATTATCTGATCATAAGTCTAATTCTGGTGGTTTAATATATGAGTCTTCAACAGTCAATTGCGTTTTGTTTGATCAAGATACTGAATCACCTGTGAAAATATATACCATTTAAATCAGGACCACAAACGACACATGAAGAATCTAATATAAGCATCAATAtgtatacaatattttcttttatgttgttttcaatgttttaaacagtaaaattaaattagaaataaCTGGCCAACTACTTATTAATATAAAGTATGATTCTGAATTAGTAAATGATGTAA
The Capsicum annuum cultivar UCD-10X-F1 chromosome 6, UCD10Xv1.1, whole genome shotgun sequence DNA segment above includes these coding regions:
- the LOC107873526 gene encoding histone H2B.7 — its product is MAPKAEKKPAEKTPASEKPSDEKPPAEKKPKAGKKLPPKDVGPGIGEKKKKKVKKSSETYKIYIFKVLKQVHPDIGISSKAMGIMNSFINDIFEKLAQESSKLARYNKKPTITSREIQTAVRLVLPGELAKHAVSEGTKAVTKFTSS